The genomic interval TTAGGTTCTTATATTGCTGCGCGTGGTGCAAAAGAGTTTAAATGGCGTTTACCAGATATTAAAACCATTCGTAACAGTGCCATTGGTGGCGCTTTTATGGGTTTTGGTGCAGCAGTCGCTGGAGGTTGCTCTATCGGTAATGGTTTAGTTGCTACAGCAGCGCTTTCATGGCAAGGATGGTTAGGTTTAGCTTCAATGATACTAGGGACATGGTTTATCAGTTATTTCTTATTTGTAAAACCACTAAATGCCGCACGACGTCAAACGCATATTGCTAGTACTTCAGCAAATGCATCTCATTAAATCATTAAAGAAAGGTGATAAATGATGAAACACGAATTAGGCACTATCGGAATGGTATGCCCTTTCCCATTAATAGAAGCACAAAAGAAAATGGAAGGTTTAAATATTGGGGATGAATTGAAAATTGATTTCGATTGCACACAAGCTACAGAAGCTATACCTCAATGGGCAGCAGAGCAGAATTATCCGATTACTGAATTTGAGCAATTAGGTGATGCTTCTTGGACCATTACCGTTCAAAAAGCTTAATGATTAACGTACAAAAAAGCAACGCCCACCTAATCACAAGGACGTTGCTTTTTTGTTATCTAGTCATATTTAGCGCACTCTAAAATGAGCTATTTATTATGAGCACAGTTCATCAACATTTACCCTTCTGTCGTACCATAATTTTTCATAAAGAAGAGTAGCGATTGGAGTTCAATCCCTAAGTCAATTTGATGCACTTGTACTGATTGTGGCGCGTGAACACGTTTTGGTGTAAAGTTCAAGATACCTTTGATGCCTGCTTCTACTAACTGATCTGTCACTGCTTGTGCTGCTGATTCAGGTGTCGCAATAATGACAACTTCTAATTCGCCTGAAGCAATGGTTTCTTTAATGTCATCCATCGACTTAATCGTAATATCCCCTACTGTTGTACCGATAATGTCTTCTCTAATGTCAAAAGCTTCTGTAATGGTCATATCATCATGGATTGAAAAGTTATAAGAAATTAAAGCCGTACCTAAGTGACCGACACCGACAATACCAATTTTGATAATATCTGAATCACTCAATTCTGACTTAAAAAATTCTAATAAACTATCAATATTATAACCGTAACCTTTTTTACCTAATTCACCAAAATAAGAAAAATCTCGACGTATTGTGGCTGAATCTATATTTAAGCCTTCGCTAATGGCTTTCGAATTAACACGATCTTCGCCTTTCGCTTTTAAAGTATTCACAAATCTATAATACAAAGGGAGACGTTTTAAAGTCGCTCTAGGAATTTTGTTCATTGATTTTCCCATTTTGAAGTCCTCCGATATGATTTCTAATGTATGTGATAGCTTTCACAGTGTGTGTGTTTTATTATAACTTAATTTATATGATAAGGAAACATTTAGTATTTGATACATATAGGATTTGATGTACAATAAATAAGAATGAAAGGAGTATGCCCTATGATTTTAATGCAGTTAAGTCAGATTACGAAATCGTTTGATGGCGAAGAAATTTTTGAAGGCGTTAATTTTGAAGTGAAAACGGGTGAGCGCATTGGTATCGTAGGTCGAAACGGTGCGGGGAAATCCACATTGATGAAAATTATCGCAGGTGTGGAATCATATGACTCAGGCCATATCTCAAAAATCAAAGGTCTTAAACTCGGCTATTTGACACAACAAATGACTTTAAATGCTGAAAATACTGTTTTTGAAGAAATGGCAAAACCTTTTGAAAAAGTTAAAGCGATTGGCAAGCGCATGCAAGAAGAAACAGACTGGCTTGCTGCACATGCCGAAGCTTATGAAACAACAGAATATCAAACACATATCGCAAAATATGAACAATTATCCAATGAATTTGAACAACTCGGTGGCTATCATTATGACAGTAAAATTAAAACTGTGTTGAATGGCCTTGATTTTAGTGAAGCCGATTACGACCGTCCAATTAACGATTTTAGTGGTGGTCAAAAAACGCGTCTCTCTCTCGCACAAATGTTATTGAGTGAACCTGACTTGCTTTTACTCGATGAACCGACAAACCATTTAGACATGGCGACAACAGAATGGTTAGAAGATTATTTGAAATATTTTAAAGGCGCTATCGTCATTATTTCACATGACCGCTTCTTCCTCGATAAAATTGTGACGCAAATCTATGACGTCTCTCTTGGCGAAGTGAAACATTATGTCGGAAATTATACAAAGTTTATCCAGTTACGTGATCAATACTTTCAAAAGCGACTCGCGGAATATGAACGCCAACAAAGCGAAATCAAACGGCTAGAAACGTTTGTCGAGAAAAATATTACCCGTGCATCTACAAGCGGCATGGCAAAAAGTCGTCGTAAAATGTTAGAAAAAATGGCACGTATTGAAAAGCCAATGCTCGATGCGAGAAGTGCGAACATTCAATTCGATTTCGATCGCAATACGGGCAATGACGTCATGCATATACAAGACTTAGAGATTGGTTACAGCGCACCAATTACAGTACCGATTCATTTTGAAATTAATAAAGGCGACCACATTGGGATTATCGGTCCGAATGGTATTGGGAAATCGACATTAATTAAAACTTTAGCAAAACGAGTTCCCCCTCTCTCAGGTCAAATCATTGAAGGGGCTAACTTGAAAATTGGCTATTATGACCAGAAACAAGCAGAGTTCCGTTCTAATAAAACCATTTTAGATTTCGTCTGGGATCAATACCGTCATATGCTGGAAAAAGATGTGCGCGCGGTATTAGGCCGCTTTTTATTCACACAAGATGAAGTGCTAAAAGTGATTAACGACCTTTCTGGTGGCGAAAAAGCGAGACTCCAACTGGCATTATTAATGTTAGAACGCAATAATGTACTCATTTTGGACGAACCAACAAACCATCTCGACATCGATTCAAAGGAAATGTTAGAACAAGCGTTAAAAAACTTTGAAGGCACTTTAATTTTCGTATCACACGATCGTTATTTTATTAATGAACTTGCCAATCGTATTTTTGATTTAAATAAAACAGGCGGTCATCTGTATTTAGGTGACTACCAATATTACTTAGAAAAGTTAGAGCAGCAAAACGCACTTGCTGCATACGAAGAACAACGTGAAGACAATAATGCCAATGATGAATCGGCTAGTTCACAAAATACGTATCAAGACCAAAAAGCGTTGCGTCGTGAAAAACGTAAAATCGAGCGCCAAATCGAAGCGGAAGAGCAAAAAATTATGGAATTAGAAGCACGTATCGAAGAAATTGATGTCGCAATGACAGATGACGCAACGATGAATGATTATGAAAAAACACAAGCTTTAGCTGACGAACGAACAAGTATCGAACAATCTTTAGAACAAGTCATGACAAATTGGGAAGAATTACAACTAGCATTAAGTGAATTTAAAGATGAGATGAATTGAGTGTGGTAGAATTTTCTACTCCGCTCATTTTTTTATGCTCGAAATACAGACAATTCATCCACATTAAGAAACTGATAATACCAACTATCCACAAAGTTATTCGAGTTATCCACACGTTTGAGTAGTGCTTTTTCTTACTTTACGCACACTTATACTCAGTTTATCCACAAAAATCTATCTTACTTACACACAGGTTGTTCACAAATTGTGTATAAGTACGCACGTTCCCTCTTGACAGACTTCATGCTTCGTGAATTTGAAATGATGTCCCGATGGTTCAAACGCTTTCACAATACATTGATTGCCTTATCGTATTGTGTAAAAATGTATATGACCTTTAAAATATCGAAAGGATTTATATATATGACTTCGAATACTTTTTTCATTTTACTTCTAGTTGTGGCACTCGTTGGTATGACACTCATTACGGAAACTGTTCGTCGTATCCGCCACCGACGTATGTTGACACACCACTTAGAACATTTCACACGGTTTGATACAACTGAAAATCCTCATGCTGTTTATGATGCGTATTTCAAATCTCAACATACCACTAAAAATACGATGATCGACGACAAAACATGGTCAGATTTATCGATAGATCTCGTGTTTAACCGAATCAATGCGACATACACATCAATGGGTGAAAATCATTTATATAGTGCGTTACGTTTACAATCGCCACTCGTTCATTATGAATTTTTAGAGCAGCTTGCTACACACCCAAATCAGCATCGAGAAATCGTGAAAAGACTCGTTGACATCGGAAAGTCGATTTATCCCAATTATGATAAAGACGTATTTGAACTACAGTATCAGTGGCATTACACCCTATTGTTTGTATTGCCGTTCATCGGTATCATTGTCAGTTTCTTCAATTTAAGCGTCGGTCTATTATGGATTTGTTTTTCTTTTCTAATCAATATTATTGTCAGTTTTTGATTCAACTACTACGTGGAGAAAAATTTAAAACAACTTTTCATCATGGGACGGGTCGTTCGAGAAACTGAAAAACTCTCAAAAATGTCTATTACGCCTGAGTTCAACCATTCATTAAAACCGTTAAGCTTTATTTCACGGTTACGCTTTTTATTGATCAACGTTGAAACGATTCCAGGATATTTTGTGATGGTTTTTAAATATATGTTTTTAATTGATATTCATTTATACGCGACACTCGTGCGTCGTTTTATCAACCATTATGATACGGTTATAGAATGTTACCGCTATATCGGAGAATTGGATAGTTTATTAGCAGTGTATCAATATCGCTATCATCACGATACAACTGAGCCTGTTGAAGCGGATCATGTCTCATTCGAAGGTTTGACCCATCCACTTATTGATGAAGCAGTACCGAATGACTTCGATTTCAATCAAAATGTTTTGTTAACAGGATCCAACGCTTCTGGTAAGTCTACATTTATGAAAGCCGTCGCATTGAATATCATCATGGCTCAAGCAATACGTACTGTGACCGCTGACAAGTTTCAATACGTCCCTGGCATGGTGAAGACGACTATGGCAAATGCCGATGATGTAACGAGTGGCGACAGTTACTTTATGGCAGAATTGAAATCGCTCAAACGTTTGTTCCATCAAGATGCAGCAGTTCAACACTATTATTTTATTGATGAAATTTTCAAAGGAACTAATACTACTGAACGTGTCGCTGCTTCACACGCCGTACTCGATTATTTAAACCAAATGTCACATTTAAAGAATATCGCAGCGACACATGATATTGAATTAACAGAAGTCTTAGCAAATCAATATGCCAATTATCATTTTAACGAGCACGTGACCGATGGGGAAATTGTGTTTGATTATCGAATTAAAGAAGGGCCGGCAAATACGAGAAATGCGTTGGAGTTAATTCGAATCATGCAGTTTCCAACTCGTATTTATACGGATGCTCAAGCATATGTGAAGCAACTTGAAACTTAAATGTATGACTTATAATATCAATGCAACGCAAAAATAGGACTGAGAAAACATCTACCTCTCAGTCCTGTTTTTATTATATTTTGTTAGAAAGTGCAGTATGGTTCAGCAATCTCCAAGGGTCGAAAACATAATTGTAATTGAAATGTTGAAAAACCTAAAAAAGTGTTTAAAACCTACCAAACAACTTAATCTCGGTACATCTCGATGTCCATACTACTTTGTCCGTTCAATGCCATATCTCCGCGAATCCCTTTTAAATAAATTTCATGGGCTGCTGCACCAATCATCGCTGCATTATCGGTACATAACTGTGGCTCTGGAATCGCAAGCTCTATCCCTTTCTCAGCAGTTGAGACTTCTAACGCTTGACGTAAACCTCGATTACTCGCAACACCGCCAGCAACGATGAGTTGTTTCACACCATACGCTTCACATGCACGCATTGCTTTTCCTACGAGCACTTCAACAACACTGTTTTGGAAGCTTGTCGCGACATTTTCTGGAATAATCGGTTCGCCTTTTTGTTCTAATTGATGCAATTTATTAATCACTGCACTCTTTAAACCGCTAAAACTAAAGTCATAGCTATCGGGTTCTAACCACACACGCGGAAAGTCGTACGTGTCTTCTCCTTGAGCGGCAAGTCGATCAATAGCAGGGCCACCTGGATACGGTAAGCCGATTTTACGTGCGACTTTATCATACGCTTCACCGACTGCATCATCACGTGTCTCCCCTATCACTTCAAACTGTAAATGGTTTTCCATATAGACAAGCTCTGTATGACCACCTGAAACAATTAAGGCAATCAATGGAAATTTCAAGCCATTTTGAAGTTGATTGGCATAAACATGACCTGCAATATGATGCACTGGGATGAGTGGTTTATCATTCGCAAAAGCCAGTGCCTTCGCAGCATTCACACCAACAAGTAACGCACCAATCAGTCCTGGTCCTTGGGTAACCGCGACAGCATCCACATCTTCAATTGACGTATGGGCCTGTTGTAACGCTTCTTCAATCATGACCGTAATATTATCAACGTGATGACGACTCGCCACTTCTGGAACGACACCCCCAAACCGTTGATGACTTTCAATTTGGCTTAATACGCTATTACTTAAAATTGTTTGACCATTTTCAATGACACTGACACTTGTTTCGTCACAGCTTGTTTCAAGTGCAAGAATTTTTGTTAGTTCATTCATATAAATTCACCCACATGACTAATGCATCCTCTCCATCACCATAATAATTTTTTCGTTTGCCTCCAAATTGGAAACCGAGCTTTTGATATACATGTTGTGCAATGACATTATCGACACGTACTTCTAAACTCATCACTGTCGCTATTGAACCGGCAAAGTTCATCCCATATTTTAATAACATTTGCCCTAATCCATGACCTTGATAGGCTGCATCTATCGCAATGGTTGTCACTTGTGCTTGATCGACAACGACCCATAAACCTAAATAACCGATAATACGTTGGTCATATTCGAGCACGAAATAATGTGCAAAATTATTTTGTTCGAGTTCATAATAAAAGGCATCAATCGTCCATGAACTATGTTGAAAACTCGCCTGTTCTAGATCAAACACTTCAGGCACATCTTCATGCGACATACGTCTAATTTGAAGCTGATCTTTTATTTTTGTTGATTCAGCCAATTTTGCTCCGCCTCCGATAGTTTTAAATATTGCGGTGTAAAGGTATGAATATCGCGTGGTTCTCCTTTATGTGGGTACATTTGATCCGCTCGAGGGGGCGCGCTCAAACGTTTAAAAGATGCTAATTCCGTTTCAAATTGTTCCACATCTTCTCCTACAAAGATGACATTGTCGTGCGATGCCCATTGTTCAATTAACCTGTCGAGTGGCATATATCGATCTGCCATCACATTGACGAGTTCACCTTGTTGCCATTGGTAGACACCCGCATAAACATGTTGTCGTCTCGCATTAATGATTGGAATAATATACGCATCAGAATATTGAATTTGTGCCGCAATCGCTTTTAATGATGACACGCCATACAATCGAATATTCAAAGTGTAAGCTAGTGTTTTAGCTGTCGTGACTCCGATACGTAATCCTGTATATGAACCTGGCCCTTCTGCGACAATAATTTCATCTAAATCTTTCGGCTTCAATTGTGCTTGTTGTAATAACAATTCAATGAGTGGCATTAACTGAACCGAATGATTGCGTTTTATCGTTGTCGTATGCGTCATCAATACGTGACCCTCTTGCATAATCGCTACTGATAATGGCTGATTGGCACTATCAATCAGTAAACTGTACATGTTCGATGGCCTCCTTTATCTCTTCAAAATGTGAGCCACGTGCTTCAAAAGTAAGCTCTCGTTCTGTTTCATTAATCGTTTGAATGCTGATTTTTAAATAATGTGGTGGTAAATAGTCTTGGATAAATTGACTCCATTCCACAACGGTCACCGCTTCGTCCTCAAAAAACTCATCAAATCCTAAGTCTTCATCATCTTCTTCTAATCGATAACAATCCATGTGATGAAATTTCAAATAGGTGCCTCGATAAGATTTGATAATATTAAAAGTCGGTGAACTGATATGACGTTTAACACCCAACGCCTGTCCGACAAACTGACTTAAAGTTGTTTTTCCAGCACCTAGGTCTCCGTCTAATAACAATACATCTTGTGCTTTGAGATAAGTTACAAGTTGATTTGCAAATGCTTGCATCGCTGTTTTATTTTTAATTCTCATTTCGTTCGCACTCCTGACTCGATTTTCTAACCTATTGTAACAAATTTTTATCATTTTGACCTTATCAACTTACTGTAACGTTTAAAGCTCATCGCTGTTAGAAGATTCAGCTTCATAGCGCTCCTAAAATATTTTCAGAATTTTTTTGATTTACTGTTGACTTCTTTTCTAATATAAGGTAAATTAATAACATCTAATTTTTAGACAATTCTTTCTATTCGAAACATTAATGTGTGTTTTATTTTAAGTCACACATCTAATCGTCTACATTGTATACGATATGAACAGTTAACGATGTAGCAAGATTGACCCATTCACGACGGAAAAGGAGCGTATGTACAATGGAAAGACATGCAATGATGACCCATACCGTACAAAATCATAATATTGTCATTTTATTATTACGCTCAGGACTGGAGCTTTAGTAGCAATATTACTAAACGCTTAAGTCCTATTTCTAGTTGAATGGGACTTACAAGGTACGTCCCAGATTCAATTTTGGGGCGTACCTTTTTTATTTGAAAAACCGAGGAGGCATTTGAGATGAGAAGTGACATGATTAAAAAAGGAGATCACCAAGCACCGGCGAGGAGTTTGTTACATGCAACGGGTCAAATAAAATCCCCTACTGACATGGACAAACCTTTTATCGCAATTTGTAATTCTTATATTGATATCGTTCCGGGACACGTGCATTTACGCGAACTTGGCGATATCGCTAAAGAGGCCATTCGTGAAGCAGGCGGTGTGCCATTTGAATTTAATACGATTGGCGTGGATGACGGTATTGCGATGGGCCATATCGGTATGCGTTACTCATTACCGAGTCGTGAAATTATTGCAGATGCGGCTGAAACAGTCATTAACGCACACTGGTTTGATGGGGTCTTTTACATTCCGAACTGTGACAAAATTACACCGGGTATGTTGATGGCTGCAATGAGAACGAACGTCCCTGCAATATTCTGTTCTGGTGGTCCAATGAAAGCCGGTCTGTCAGCTCAAGGGAAAGCGCTCACTCTCTCATCTATGTTTGAAGCGGTTGGTGCATTTAAAGAAGGCGCGATGACTAAAGAGGAATTTTTAGATATGGAACAAAATGCATGTCCGACTTGCGGTTCTTGTTCAGGGATGTTCACAGCGAACTCGATGAACTGCTTAATGGAGGTATTAGGATTAGCCCTGCCATACAACGGGACAGCATTAGCGGTCAGTGACCAACGTCGTGAAATGATTCGTGCCGCTGCGAAACAACTCGTTGAAAATGTTAAAAACGACTTAAAACCGCGTGATATCGTAACGAAAGAAGCGATTGATGATGCATTTGCATTAGATATGGCGATGGGTGGTTCTACAAATACTGTACTTCACACGCTTGCCATCGCTAAAGAAGCAGGTATTGATTATGATTTAACGCGCATTAACGAAATTGCGAAAAAGACACCTTATTTATCTAAAATTGCGCCAAGTTCATCGTATTCTATGGATGATGTCCATCAAGCGGGCGGTGTCCCTGCCATCATTAATGAATTGATGAAAAAAGAAGGTGTATTACATCCAGATCGTATAACTGTTACTGGTAAAACTTTAAGAGAAAACAACCAAGATAAAGAAATTACGAATGATGTTGTGATTCGCCGTTTAGACAATCCATACGATCAGCAAGGAGGTCTTTCAATCCTTTACGGTAACATTGCTCCAGATGGTGCGGTGATTAAAGTCGGTGGTGTTGACCCTACGATTAAAACATTTAAAGGAAAAGCGATTTGTTTTGACAGTCATGATGAAGCGGTTGAAGCTATCGATAATCATACGGTACGTGCTGGACATGTCGTTGTCATTCGCTATGAAGGACCTAAAGGTGGACCAGGCATGCCAGAAATGTTAGCCCCTACTTCATCTATCGTCGGACGAGGTCTCGGTAAAGACGTCGCATTGATTACAGATGGTCGATTTTCAGGTGCAACAAGAGGTATTGCAGTCGGTCACATTTCACCAGAAGCCGCTGCAGGAGGTCCAATCGGCTTAATTAAAGATGGTGATGGCATTACAATTGATCTCGTGAATCGCGACCTCACTTTACATGTAGACGAGGCGGTACTCGCAGAACGTCAAGCACATCGTCAACCATTCAAAGCGAAAGTGAAAACGGGTTATCTGGCACGTTATACAGCATTAGTGACTAGCGCCAATACAGGTGGCGTAATGCAAGTTCCTGAAGACTTACTTTAATAAAAATGGAGGGGTTCCAAATGACGCAAACTCATCATACTGTGCCACAAGATCACAATGAGTCACAAGAAGCAACACTTCAACCTGATATGAACGCTTTAAAGTCTGGTGCACAATTGTTAGTCGATGCATTTTTAGAAGAAGGCGTTGAGTACATATTCGGTTATCCTGGAGGGGCAGTGCTCCCCCTTTACGACACATTTTACAACGAACAGATTAAGCATATTCTCTACCGTCACGAACAAGGTGCAACCCATGCGGCAGAAGGCTATGCTCGCGTAAGTGGTAAACCGGGTGTCGTTGTCGTAACGAGTGGTCCTGGTGCCACGAATGCGATTACAGGTATTGCAGATGCATACAGTGATTCGCTTCCACTCATCGTCATTACTGGCCAAGTTGCGACACCGGGTATTGGTAAAGATGCTTTCCAAGAAGCGGATATTTTATCAATGACGACACCGATTACGAAACATAATTATCAAGTAAACGACGTGAAAGAAATTCCACGCATTATTAAAGAAGCGTTTCATGTCGCAAACTCTGGTCGTAAAGGTCCGGTAGTTATCGATTTTCCGAAAGATATGGGGATTTTATCAACTGATTCACCCGTCGAGAGTACTGTCAATACACCTGGCTATTACGTCAATACAAAGCCTGACATTGATGAAATTCAAAAACTGAATGATTATTTAAAAACGTCAGAGCGCCCTGTCATTTTAGCTGGTGCAGGTATTCATTTTTCTAAATCAAATGCGTTATTACAGCAATTAGTCGAAAAATATCAAATTCCTGTCGTGACGACGCTTCACGGTTTAGGTGCGATTCCTTATGATGACCCCCACTTCTTAGGTATGGGCGGCATGCACGGTTCATACGCAAGTAATATGGCATTAACGGAATGTGACTTACTCATTAACTTTGGATCGCGATTTGATGACCGTTTAGCAAGTAATCCAGATGAATTTGCGCCAAATGCAACCATCGTACATGTCGATATTGATCCATCTGAAATCGACAAAATTATTAAAACTGACCTCGGTATTGTAGCAGATGTTAAAAACGTGATCGAAGCATTATTAAAATATGATACAGAAAAAATCAATCACGACGCATGGTTGACAACGGTTAAAGGCTATCAAGATGAACATCCTTTCAAATATGTCGATGATCCGCTTGAAAAGTTTTGTAAACCACAACGTGCGATTGAATACATCGGTGAAATTACACAAGGTAAAGCTTATGTGGCAACAGATGTCGGCCAACACCAAATGTGGGTAGCTCAGTTCTACCCTTTCCAAACTTATGGTCAGCTGATTACAAGTGGTGGACTCGGTACGATGGGCTTTGGTATCCCAGCGGCTATTGGTGCAAAATTTGCGAAACCAAATGAAACTGTCGTAGCATTCGTCGGTGATGGCGGTTTTCAAATGACGAACCAAGAAATGGCATTGCTGAACGAATTTAACTTGAATATTAAAATCGTGTTGATTAACAACGGTACGCTCGGAATGGTGAAGCAATGGCAAGACAAATTCTTTAACCAACGTTTTTCACATTCAGTATTTAACGAACAACCTGATTTCATAAAAATGAGTGAAGCATATGGTGTTAAAGGCTTTTTAATCGACGACCCGAAATGTTTAGAAGCGCAAATCGATGCGGCATTTTTACACAATGGTCCTGTATTAATTGAAATTCGAATTTCACCTGTAGAACCAGTATTGCCTATGGTACCAAGTGGCAAAGCAAACCATGAGATGGAGGGACTATTATGAGACGAACATTCAAATTGCGTGTTTTCGATAAAGCCGGCACACTCAACCGATTAACAAGTTTATTCGTAAGACGCCAGATCAACATTGTGAGTATTACTGCCACACCGACGTTAGATGAAGGGATTTCAGAAATTACATTTATCGCTGAAGTACCTGATGACGAAAAACAACGTACCATTATTCAACAGTTAATTAAGCAAGTCAATACGTTGACAGTAGAAGATATTACGAACATTAATACGTTTAATCGTGAATTACTACTCATTAAACTGAAAAAGCCGATACCACAACAGCAATTTGAAAAAGTACTACAACCGTATGATGCGCTAGTCTCTA from Staphylococcus sp. MI 10-1553 carries:
- the ilvB gene encoding biosynthetic-type acetolactate synthase large subunit, yielding MTQTHHTVPQDHNESQEATLQPDMNALKSGAQLLVDAFLEEGVEYIFGYPGGAVLPLYDTFYNEQIKHILYRHEQGATHAAEGYARVSGKPGVVVVTSGPGATNAITGIADAYSDSLPLIVITGQVATPGIGKDAFQEADILSMTTPITKHNYQVNDVKEIPRIIKEAFHVANSGRKGPVVIDFPKDMGILSTDSPVESTVNTPGYYVNTKPDIDEIQKLNDYLKTSERPVILAGAGIHFSKSNALLQQLVEKYQIPVVTTLHGLGAIPYDDPHFLGMGGMHGSYASNMALTECDLLINFGSRFDDRLASNPDEFAPNATIVHVDIDPSEIDKIIKTDLGIVADVKNVIEALLKYDTEKINHDAWLTTVKGYQDEHPFKYVDDPLEKFCKPQRAIEYIGEITQGKAYVATDVGQHQMWVAQFYPFQTYGQLITSGGLGTMGFGIPAAIGAKFAKPNETVVAFVGDGGFQMTNQEMALLNEFNLNIKIVLINNGTLGMVKQWQDKFFNQRFSHSVFNEQPDFIKMSEAYGVKGFLIDDPKCLEAQIDAAFLHNGPVLIEIRISPVEPVLPMVPSGKANHEMEGLL
- the ilvN gene encoding acetolactate synthase small subunit gives rise to the protein MRRTFKLRVFDKAGTLNRLTSLFVRRQINIVSITATPTLDEGISEITFIAEVPDDEKQRTIIQQLIKQVNTLTVEDITNINTFNRELLLIKLKKPIPQQQFEKVLQPYDALVSILKENGQYLYLQATGPQYTLNHLLDDLSSFHIDQVARTGTAGII